The following are encoded together in the Gilvimarinus sp. DA14 genome:
- a CDS encoding prepilin-type N-terminal cleavage/methylation domain-containing protein — MNKPFLPKRQAGLTAVELIVGLAVLALVLLYAVPKVNSMYESKQEESLISDISMLVAGAKKMRGIRSNYTGVTCNTIVSQKYASMPFSSCTGANPQGGNYTVSASGSTLTVTATGLEANFCSRVENAIAPSSTTAACSGGTLTTTFRG, encoded by the coding sequence ATGAACAAACCATTCTTACCCAAACGCCAGGCGGGTCTAACAGCAGTTGAACTGATTGTTGGCTTGGCTGTACTAGCGCTGGTCCTTCTCTACGCGGTTCCCAAAGTGAACAGTATGTATGAAAGTAAGCAAGAAGAATCGCTCATAAGCGATATATCCATGCTTGTTGCCGGTGCTAAAAAAATGCGTGGTATTCGCAGCAATTACACCGGGGTTACCTGTAACACCATCGTTTCTCAGAAGTACGCCAGCATGCCGTTTTCCAGTTGTACCGGCGCCAACCCTCAAGGCGGTAACTACACCGTCAGTGCCAGTGGATCGACACTCACGGTCACAGCGACAGGGTTAGAGGCTAATTTCTGTTCGCGTGTCGAAAACGCGATCGCACCATCCTCAACGACTGCAGCGTGTTCCGGTGGAACACTGACGACGACGTTCAGAGGATAA
- a CDS encoding type II secretion system protein: MNPRQQGFTLLEIVTVLAVLSLVAIGGIRAAESYYRDADYRLLERNAVLVMSALNGYYDMHCSSTSFSPTPSISHLVGLGLLDQSSFADNPFGSDLTVEIDQTLMVKARVSGVSASRLYSTVGATRYSGSEVIWESAPTVLTAQENVYNMQLKHMYEPGVCQ; this comes from the coding sequence GTGAATCCACGACAGCAAGGTTTTACCTTACTTGAGATAGTGACCGTTCTCGCGGTCCTATCTCTTGTTGCAATTGGAGGAATCAGAGCGGCTGAAAGCTATTATCGCGATGCCGACTATAGGCTACTTGAAAGAAATGCCGTGCTTGTCATGAGCGCTCTCAACGGGTACTACGACATGCATTGCAGTAGTACGTCGTTCAGTCCGACACCGTCGATAAGCCATCTGGTCGGTCTTGGTCTGCTTGATCAATCATCTTTCGCTGACAATCCATTCGGGTCTGATCTTACCGTTGAAATTGACCAAACCTTGATGGTTAAAGCCCGTGTTTCTGGCGTATCCGCGTCAAGGCTGTACTCGACTGTGGGCGCAACGCGATATAGCGGCAGCGAGGTGATTTGGGAATCTGCGCCGACGGTTTTAACCGCCCAGGAAAATGTCTACAACATGCAGCTTAAACACATGTACGAACCAGGAGTATGCCAATGA
- a CDS encoding competence type IV pilus major pilin ComGC — translation MIKVFRSKGFTMIELTAALAVLGLIALFAIPKVEEEWAERIVNNAASQVHDVLTAARRHRLDTQAWPNNVGALVSGGYLSSSMAAAPLGGSYTFNHVGDDFEVQFSAAQSVYANRLLARLPYARRIGVANVATVIPIPGHEVSYAALDDKYYHRDGSRELTGTFAGGDQDAVNLRNIEMTMLTDRDDITKVLDPSDLSIIHNMEANRVDANNVVADHTETGALNLLQVAREGSFCNANSGNIAINEAGRKSLLVCYMGAWVEKEESRLVAINPTILVQRRGYQSGSLNSNYGGDYLRDARVALVTARCELAGSHGSTFTIHAAGSLLLSVKHAGDSGHSDSAFGMTLANVTNGRIRLTSNTSHDHPCEDGFIVHVVGYST, via the coding sequence ATGATTAAGGTTTTCAGGTCTAAAGGCTTTACCATGATTGAGCTGACCGCTGCGTTGGCTGTTCTTGGTTTAATTGCGTTGTTCGCGATTCCGAAAGTCGAAGAAGAATGGGCTGAGCGCATTGTGAATAATGCGGCTAGCCAGGTGCATGATGTACTGACTGCCGCCAGGCGTCATCGTCTGGACACTCAAGCTTGGCCAAATAATGTTGGCGCTTTAGTATCTGGTGGGTATCTAAGTTCCAGCATGGCGGCGGCGCCACTGGGTGGCAGCTATACCTTCAACCATGTTGGAGATGATTTTGAAGTCCAGTTCAGTGCAGCGCAAAGCGTCTATGCGAACCGATTATTAGCAAGACTTCCCTACGCGCGTCGAATTGGTGTAGCCAATGTGGCCACAGTGATTCCGATCCCAGGGCACGAAGTATCTTATGCTGCACTTGATGACAAGTACTACCACCGTGATGGCTCTCGGGAGCTTACAGGTACCTTTGCCGGTGGTGACCAGGATGCCGTGAACTTGCGCAATATTGAAATGACGATGCTCACAGACAGGGATGACATTACCAAGGTGCTTGATCCTTCTGACCTATCAATTATCCATAACATGGAGGCGAACCGAGTAGATGCCAACAATGTGGTAGCGGATCACACAGAAACCGGAGCACTTAACCTTTTACAAGTGGCTCGTGAAGGAAGTTTTTGTAATGCGAACTCGGGAAATATCGCAATTAATGAGGCTGGCCGTAAATCGTTACTTGTTTGCTACATGGGCGCCTGGGTAGAGAAAGAGGAAAGCAGATTGGTTGCGATTAACCCGACAATACTTGTTCAGCGCCGAGGGTATCAATCTGGAAGCCTAAATAGTAACTATGGCGGCGATTACCTTAGGGACGCTCGGGTTGCATTAGTAACAGCACGCTGTGAGCTCGCCGGTTCACACGGCTCAACATTTACCATTCATGCGGCGGGCAGCCTACTTCTATCGGTTAAACATGCAGGCGATAGCGGTCACTCTGATAGTGCGTTTGGGATGACTCTCGCCAATGTGACTAATGGCCGTATTCGACTGACTTCAAACACCTCACACGATCACCCTTGTGAAGATGGTTTTATTGTCCATGTAGTTGGGTATTCGACTTAG
- a CDS encoding histidine phosphatase family protein, with amino-acid sequence MDIFLLRHAETESNQAGSLASGSEDTLTEYGKWQAQAIVAGLMELEIEAIFCSPYSRALDTIYPFTQAASIPVVVHPCLAEGQLVLDSFVSHEEPVYVSHSSGHLYPAENEQAGAFLRRALQAQEIISSQSASKVLVVTHGHMIRELLNNYLALPVKTRFPHDNCGLSRISVGELNTVVFINRALCSNNAV; translated from the coding sequence ATGGACATATTTCTATTGAGACATGCCGAAACTGAGTCAAACCAAGCGGGCTCACTCGCTTCTGGAAGTGAAGATACTTTGACAGAGTATGGCAAATGGCAGGCCCAAGCGATTGTCGCCGGCCTTATGGAGCTAGAGATAGAGGCTATTTTTTGTTCTCCCTACTCTAGAGCCCTGGATACAATTTACCCTTTCACGCAAGCCGCTTCGATCCCCGTTGTGGTCCACCCCTGTTTAGCTGAAGGACAATTGGTGCTTGATAGCTTCGTCTCCCACGAAGAGCCCGTTTACGTGTCGCACTCTTCCGGTCATCTTTATCCCGCAGAAAATGAGCAAGCTGGCGCGTTTCTGAGGCGAGCGTTGCAGGCGCAAGAGATAATTTCCTCTCAATCTGCATCTAAGGTCTTGGTCGTCACTCACGGGCATATGATTCGCGAATTACTAAACAATTATTTGGCTTTACCAGTAAAAACACGGTTCCCTCACGACAACTGCGGGCTAAGCCGCATCTCAGTGGGTGAGCTAAACACAGTAGTATTTATCAATCGCGCACTGTGCTCTAACAACGCCGTGTAA
- a CDS encoding IS3 family transposase, translated as MKYALILDHVSQYSISLMCEVLGVHRSGFYRWREGPQSKREARKEKVTSLVKDTFESFEATYGAPRIAQELNALGHKCSVNFIAKIMQEQGIVARNGKAFNYSGHALTMHNVADNLLWRDFSAERPNQKWVTDITYVWVRHQWLYLATVMDLYSRRIIGWSLDTSMTEELITQAMQMAIDARGKTPGLIVHSDRGTQYRSNSYVSFLERHGITRSMSRKGNCWDNAVMESFYARLKVELIYSKCYQSIDEARSGIFGYIEIFYNRKRRHSANDGVSPVEFEEKAAIAA; from the coding sequence GTGAAGTACGCGCTTATCCTTGATCACGTGAGTCAATACAGCATCAGCCTGATGTGCGAGGTGCTGGGTGTTCATCGTTCCGGCTTCTATCGGTGGCGAGAGGGTCCACAAAGCAAGCGAGAGGCTCGTAAAGAGAAGGTCACCTCATTGGTTAAAGATACGTTTGAATCGTTTGAGGCTACCTACGGCGCCCCCAGGATAGCGCAGGAGCTTAATGCGCTCGGGCATAAGTGCTCGGTTAACTTTATCGCCAAAATCATGCAGGAGCAGGGGATAGTGGCGCGAAACGGTAAAGCGTTTAACTACAGCGGCCATGCCTTAACGATGCACAACGTGGCGGACAACTTACTGTGGAGAGATTTCTCGGCGGAGCGACCCAATCAGAAATGGGTCACGGATATTACCTACGTCTGGGTTCGACACCAATGGCTCTACCTGGCAACGGTCATGGACCTCTATTCACGTCGTATTATTGGCTGGAGTCTGGATACGAGTATGACGGAAGAACTAATCACGCAGGCGATGCAAATGGCCATCGATGCTCGTGGGAAAACCCCCGGCTTGATTGTTCACTCAGATCGGGGCACGCAGTATCGCTCAAACAGCTACGTCAGCTTTCTCGAGCGGCACGGCATCACGCGCAGCATGAGTAGGAAGGGAAATTGCTGGGACAATGCCGTGATGGAATCTTTCTATGCTCGACTCAAAGTTGAGCTGATCTACTCCAAGTGTTATCAGTCGATTGATGAGGCAAGATCAGGTATATTTGGTTACATTGAAATTTTTTACAATCGCAAAAGAAGACATTCTGCAAATGACGGGGTAAGCCCTGTTGAGTTTGAAGAGAAGGCAGCTATCGCTGCATAG
- a CDS encoding transposase — protein MARKKHQHYTEEFRKEAIKRSEKPGVTQAQVAKELGISAQQISNWKRQFNRLSDKQFNSLDGVDYSKSESEELRKLKRENKRLKEEMEFLKKVSAYFAKDQE, from the coding sequence ATGGCACGTAAAAAGCATCAGCACTACACCGAAGAGTTTCGAAAAGAAGCTATTAAGCGCTCGGAAAAGCCGGGCGTTACACAGGCCCAAGTAGCCAAAGAACTCGGGATCAGCGCTCAACAGATCTCGAACTGGAAGAGGCAGTTCAATCGTCTCTCCGATAAACAGTTTAACTCCCTCGATGGCGTAGATTATTCCAAGTCCGAAAGCGAAGAGCTGCGTAAGCTCAAGCGGGAGAACAAGCGCCTGAAAGAGGAGATGGAATTTTTAAAAAAGGTTTCTGCGTACTTCGCGAAAGACCAAGAGTGA
- a CDS encoding Shedu immune nuclease family protein has translation MKDEKLEKDLKTKKVYHFVDTDAGIDQLSKEVYKNKDLEVHYPRGFEGGQKYKTIKKISFLGFKGKLPVGMVKSPFFGYGFTKTLGPFSRFIDDNFKFKEVVVEKGGLTKIDSSKNILYLNEISLQKLNSSFSTVFAKNKAEVQVVLERVVHDLFPKEVKEPEAKYIKNALSQSLATWGNSIDEFSEQDKEAIAELFESLSSSTDFLTADSLKSTKEIVDIRLIEKALSEFDDLYSQSSNTTTLEKKWQGYLKDNAWIFSSIFAQPVILYHDEAYAGGKSIDNKNGKYTDFLVKNSLSDNVAFFEIKTHRTKLLEDKAYRGNDVFSTSKELAGCINQVLNQRDKFQKSYAMLKMESDEEFESCNPECFVLVGSLEALTKKQRYSFELFRSNNRDVEIITFDEIKRKIEMLKSLISG, from the coding sequence ATGAAAGACGAAAAACTAGAAAAAGACCTTAAAACCAAAAAAGTCTATCACTTTGTAGATACCGACGCTGGCATAGATCAACTATCCAAGGAAGTTTATAAGAATAAAGATTTAGAAGTTCACTATCCCAGAGGTTTCGAGGGAGGACAAAAGTATAAGACTATAAAGAAAATATCTTTTCTTGGATTTAAAGGAAAACTACCTGTGGGAATGGTGAAATCGCCATTTTTTGGTTATGGTTTCACTAAAACTTTGGGGCCTTTTTCAAGATTTATAGATGATAACTTTAAGTTTAAAGAGGTGGTCGTTGAAAAAGGTGGATTGACCAAAATCGATAGTTCGAAAAATATTCTATACCTCAATGAAATCTCGCTACAAAAGCTTAATTCGTCTTTTTCTACTGTTTTTGCCAAAAACAAAGCTGAGGTTCAGGTTGTACTGGAGAGGGTTGTTCATGATCTATTTCCAAAGGAAGTAAAAGAGCCAGAAGCCAAATATATAAAAAACGCTCTTTCACAATCCTTAGCAACTTGGGGGAACTCTATTGATGAATTTTCTGAGCAAGATAAAGAGGCTATAGCAGAGCTTTTTGAATCTTTATCTTCTTCTACGGACTTTTTAACAGCTGACTCGCTAAAAAGCACAAAAGAAATTGTCGATATCCGACTCATAGAAAAGGCGTTGTCGGAATTTGACGATCTATACTCACAATCCAGTAATACGACAACTTTAGAGAAGAAATGGCAAGGTTATCTCAAAGATAATGCATGGATATTTTCTTCAATTTTTGCCCAGCCAGTAATTTTGTACCATGACGAGGCTTATGCAGGCGGAAAATCAATAGACAATAAGAATGGAAAGTATACAGACTTTCTCGTTAAAAATAGTTTAAGTGATAATGTTGCCTTTTTTGAGATTAAAACCCATAGAACAAAGCTCCTAGAAGATAAAGCTTATAGAGGAAATGATGTTTTTAGTACATCCAAAGAGCTGGCTGGGTGTATTAATCAGGTTCTAAACCAAAGAGATAAATTTCAGAAATCATATGCTATGTTAAAAATGGAAAGCGATGAAGAGTTTGAGTCGTGCAACCCTGAATGCTTCGTTTTGGTTGGGTCTCTCGAAGCTTTAACGAAAAAACAACGGTATTCTTTTGAATTATTCAGAAGTAATAATCGAGACGTTGAAATAATCACATTCGATGAGATTAAAAGAAAAATAGAGATGCTTAAATCGCTCATCAGCGGGTAA
- a CDS encoding DUF3577 domain-containing protein, whose product MSYNQSNDQRYFNLHLEGFANLYDARMVTPKQGQSFESFLQVRATFLQGKAEDAQPVFVDLKVTGKTAKKIIEKFQSEIADRDKKVNAVLKAGDLRFTASSPGQGQEVRVFTSARLLSIKYLKVDGQQVNLEQFNDASAQATAGGSYQPQAQQANPAAANANLPDSVTLDPEAPDFKQRKAELKAAGYSWNRDQGAWVAPQSRQAPENQAAPAQGDVVRLDKGQPDFAARKAELKSQGYRWDRDQQAWVRPAA is encoded by the coding sequence ATGTCTTACAACCAATCAAACGATCAACGTTACTTCAATCTTCACCTGGAAGGCTTTGCCAACCTGTACGATGCACGGATGGTTACCCCCAAACAGGGGCAGTCATTTGAGTCATTCCTGCAAGTTCGCGCCACCTTCCTTCAGGGTAAGGCCGAAGACGCTCAGCCGGTTTTTGTCGACCTTAAGGTCACTGGCAAAACCGCTAAAAAAATCATTGAGAAGTTCCAATCCGAAATCGCTGACCGTGACAAGAAGGTCAATGCCGTCCTTAAAGCCGGCGATCTTCGATTCACAGCCAGTTCTCCCGGCCAAGGCCAGGAGGTTCGGGTGTTCACCAGTGCTCGTCTACTGTCCATCAAATATTTGAAGGTAGATGGCCAACAAGTGAACCTGGAGCAATTCAATGATGCTAGTGCTCAAGCAACCGCTGGCGGTTCTTATCAGCCACAAGCGCAGCAAGCCAATCCGGCCGCGGCAAATGCCAACTTACCGGATTCTGTGACGCTGGATCCAGAGGCACCTGATTTCAAGCAGCGTAAAGCTGAATTGAAAGCGGCAGGCTACTCTTGGAACCGCGATCAGGGCGCTTGGGTCGCTCCTCAGAGCCGTCAAGCTCCGGAGAACCAAGCTGCTCCTGCACAGGGCGATGTAGTAAGGCTGGATAAAGGTCAGCCTGATTTTGCTGCTCGTAAAGCTGAACTGAAGAGCCAGGGCTACCGCTGGGATCGTGATCAACAAGCATGGGTTCGTCCCGCGGCTTGA